A genomic window from Exiguobacterium acetylicum DSM 20416 includes:
- a CDS encoding DMT family transporter — MNILLLGFTLLSGVMLSAQSSINGAFSQKAGALESTFLTFFTGMLILALAILFFGQGNVLLLLEAPRWQLSAVLFGVSYLFLTILAVPQIGVTAASIATVIGQLAAGMVIDHIGAFGGVVVPLDGKRMLGLLAMLAALYFVYRGNTRKDMSASSDSMAS; from the coding sequence ATGAATATTCTATTACTCGGTTTTACATTACTTAGCGGTGTGATGCTGAGCGCGCAGTCATCGATCAACGGTGCCTTCAGTCAAAAGGCAGGGGCTCTGGAAAGTACGTTCCTGACATTCTTCACCGGAATGCTGATTCTCGCACTCGCCATTTTGTTCTTTGGTCAAGGAAACGTCTTACTCTTGCTCGAAGCACCACGTTGGCAACTCAGTGCCGTCCTATTCGGTGTCAGTTATCTATTCCTAACGATTCTTGCTGTCCCGCAAATCGGTGTCACGGCAGCTAGTATCGCGACCGTCATCGGTCAACTCGCAGCAGGTATGGTCATTGACCACATCGGCGCGTTCGGTGGCGTCGTCGTCCCGCTCGACGGAAAACGTATGCTCGGTCTGCTTGCGATGCTTGCTGCGCTTTACTTCGTCTATCGCGGCAACACACGCAAAGATATGTCGGCTTCATCTGATTCGATGGCATCATGA
- a CDS encoding heme-degrading domain-containing protein, with translation MEELKVLLAEEEELVLTSLTNTEAIGMGHELIGRAMKENLSIAVEIKRNGQRLYYAALDGTAPDQEEWIRRKSNVVLRHGYSSLYMRRYNESKHRSYHTMYAVSPADYADAGGSFPIRIEGVGVVGTITVSGLSQEADHHLATEALRLLKRQQLGQ, from the coding sequence ATGGAAGAATTGAAGGTATTGCTGGCTGAAGAGGAAGAACTCGTCTTGACGTCACTGACGAATACGGAAGCGATTGGAATGGGGCATGAATTGATCGGTCGGGCGATGAAAGAGAATCTTTCGATTGCCGTTGAGATCAAACGAAACGGACAACGCTTATATTACGCGGCGCTCGATGGTACGGCACCGGATCAGGAAGAATGGATTCGCCGGAAATCGAACGTCGTCTTACGGCATGGCTACAGTTCGCTCTACATGCGTCGTTATAATGAAAGTAAGCATCGCTCGTATCATACGATGTATGCTGTTTCTCCAGCCGATTATGCGGATGCAGGTGGGTCGTTCCCGATTCGGATTGAAGGAGTCGGTGTCGTTGGTACGATCACCGTTTCCGGTCTATCTCAGGAAGCGGATCATCATCTCGCGACGGAAGCGTTGCGCTTACTTAAGAGGCAACAGCTGGGGCAGTGA
- a CDS encoding Gfo/Idh/MocA family oxidoreductase, with amino-acid sequence MNPIQTTLVGFGFSAVTFHVPFLQALSAFEVTQVVSSRPNQVAQHFSEAKVIATLAEALQDDSTELVIITTPTALHFEMAKQAIEAKKHVLLEKPAVVTIAEAFALQDLAKQHGVQVAVYQNRRFDGDFLTLEQLMEMNEIGDWQVIESRFDRYRPVVRERWREQAGDGAGILFDLGSHLLDQALALFGEPDALVGDVYLQRDGAIVDDGFHVTLHYGTRRVILRSTSFIQGPTPRFEFHATRGSYIKYGMDPQEGRLTKGYPVDPQLGEDEVDSYGYLQIADQPVERLATLPGSYATFYEQLAEGLRGGQVPVNLRDAEKTMRLIEAVRVSSDEGRRLVRKEWDEWKN; translated from the coding sequence ATGAACCCGATTCAAACGACGCTCGTCGGATTCGGCTTTTCAGCGGTGACGTTCCACGTCCCGTTCTTACAAGCGTTATCGGCATTTGAAGTGACACAAGTCGTCTCAAGTCGACCGAACCAAGTAGCGCAACATTTCAGTGAAGCGAAGGTCATCGCAACACTTGCTGAGGCGTTGCAGGACGACAGCACGGAACTCGTCATCATCACGACACCAACGGCACTGCATTTCGAAATGGCGAAACAAGCGATTGAAGCAAAGAAACACGTCTTACTCGAAAAGCCAGCAGTCGTGACGATTGCAGAAGCGTTCGCGCTACAAGATTTAGCGAAGCAGCATGGCGTTCAAGTCGCAGTCTATCAAAATCGTCGCTTTGACGGTGACTTCCTGACACTCGAACAGCTGATGGAGATGAACGAGATTGGTGACTGGCAAGTCATCGAGTCGCGCTTCGATCGCTATCGTCCGGTCGTTCGCGAACGTTGGCGGGAACAAGCGGGTGATGGAGCTGGCATCCTGTTTGATCTCGGCTCACACTTACTCGATCAAGCACTTGCCTTGTTCGGAGAACCGGATGCGTTGGTAGGAGATGTCTATCTACAACGCGACGGAGCGATCGTCGATGACGGATTCCACGTCACGTTGCACTACGGAACGCGTCGTGTCATTCTCCGTTCGACGTCCTTCATTCAAGGACCAACACCACGCTTCGAGTTCCATGCAACGCGTGGCAGTTACATCAAATACGGAATGGATCCGCAGGAAGGACGGCTTACGAAAGGATATCCTGTTGATCCACAACTCGGAGAAGATGAAGTGGATTCCTATGGCTACCTCCAGATCGCGGATCAGCCCGTCGAACGTCTCGCGACACTTCCGGGCAGTTATGCCACGTTTTACGAACAATTGGCGGAAGGACTTCGCGGAGGACAAGTGCCTGTCAATTTACGCGATGCTGAAAAAACGATGCGCTTGATTGAAGCGGTACGCGTCAGTAGTGATGAAGGACGACGCCTCGTGCGAAAGGAATGGGACGAATGGAAGAATTGA
- a CDS encoding DMT family transporter yields the protein MKIVYYVLALLAGIALSVEGAIYGELGNFVGKLESSFYNFFAGTIIIGLIVLFFGKGSLGYTFRAPKWTLLGGLLGSIYLTILIISIPLVGVGLAMISVIIGQMIASMVIEHYGWLGSPKRPINRDKLTASALMLVALFLIF from the coding sequence TTGAAAATCGTGTATTACGTACTCGCGTTACTTGCGGGTATCGCTTTAAGTGTCGAAGGAGCCATCTATGGTGAGCTCGGGAACTTCGTCGGAAAACTCGAAAGTAGCTTTTATAATTTCTTCGCCGGTACGATCATCATCGGACTGATCGTCCTCTTCTTCGGAAAAGGCTCACTCGGCTATACATTCCGCGCACCGAAATGGACCTTGCTCGGTGGTCTGCTCGGTAGCATCTACTTAACGATCTTGATCATCAGCATCCCGCTCGTCGGTGTCGGTCTCGCGATGATCAGTGTCATCATCGGACAGATGATTGCCAGCATGGTCATCGAACATTACGGCTGGCTCGGTAGTCCGAAACGTCCAATCAATCGTGACAAGCTGACGGCTTCAGCTTTGATGCTCGTCGCTCTATTTCTCATCTTTTAA
- the rpoE gene encoding DNA-directed RNA polymerase subunit delta has translation MSLSRLSKEEITDLSLIEFVNEMLQEAGEQPITFDDITSEIEKYHTFTDEEDKFEKLAQLYTDMNIDGNFVNVGANRWSLRAWYPFDKSDEDLVIEARQRGELDEFEEEFNYDAEEDEFETIEDDLDTFAKTADYDSADDSEDDDTFKKVAAIDDLDDDLDEEDLEDFEEEEEV, from the coding sequence ATGAGCCTCAGCCGTTTAAGTAAAGAAGAGATTACTGATCTTTCGCTGATCGAATTCGTCAACGAAATGTTGCAAGAAGCTGGCGAACAGCCAATCACCTTCGATGACATCACGTCAGAAATCGAAAAGTATCATACGTTTACAGATGAAGAAGACAAGTTCGAGAAACTTGCTCAACTCTATACAGACATGAACATCGACGGAAACTTCGTCAACGTCGGAGCAAACCGTTGGTCACTCCGCGCTTGGTATCCGTTCGATAAGTCGGATGAGGATCTCGTCATCGAAGCGCGTCAACGTGGAGAACTCGATGAGTTTGAAGAAGAGTTCAACTATGATGCAGAAGAAGATGAGTTCGAGACGATTGAAGATGATCTCGATACATTCGCGAAGACAGCGGACTATGATTCAGCTGACGACAGCGAAGACGATGATACGTTCAAAAAAGTCGCAGCCATCGATGATCTCGATGACGATCTCGACGAAGAAGACTTAGAAGACTTCGAAGAAGAAGAAGAAGTCTAA
- a CDS encoding ArsR/SmtB family transcription factor codes for MTNQVDLFKALSNEVRLDILRWLKDPETHFNKPSAHLATNLSDKGGICVGDIQEKANLSQSTVSQYLAMLQKVGLLESERHGKWTYYRRNEEKIQELATYLKGEL; via the coding sequence ATGACAAATCAAGTGGATCTATTCAAGGCATTATCGAACGAGGTACGTCTTGATATCTTACGCTGGCTCAAGGATCCCGAGACTCATTTCAATAAGCCGTCGGCCCATCTCGCGACGAATCTGTCGGACAAGGGAGGCATTTGCGTCGGAGATATCCAAGAGAAGGCGAACTTATCTCAATCGACCGTCTCCCAATATCTTGCGATGTTGCAAAAAGTCGGATTGCTCGAATCCGAACGTCACGGCAAATGGACGTATTACCGGCGAAATGAAGAAAAAATCCAAGAGCTCGCAACGTACCTCAAAGGAGAACTTTGA
- a CDS encoding CTP synthase — translation MTKYIFVTGGVVSSLGKGITAASLARLLKNRGLNVTIQKFDPYINIDPGTMSPYQHGEVFVTDDGAETDLDLGHYERFIDINLSQNANVTSGRIYSTILKKERRGDYNGGTVQVIPHITNEIKDRVFRAGKETGADVVITEIGGTVGDIESLPFIEAIRQVKNDIGKENVMYVHCTLVPYLAAAGELKTKPTQHSVKELRSYGIQPDIIVLRAEHPVPQEMKDKIALFCDTRPEAVIEAQDASTLYEVPLNLQRQGMDQLVCDYFKFDTPAADMTAWKQLVHTVTHLEKTTKIALVGKYVELRDAYISVAEALKHAGFAFNSDIEIDWINAEDVTRENVNELLGSADGILVPGGFGERGIEGKIEATRFARENNVPFFGICLGMQLATVEFARNVLNLEGAHSAEIDPTTPYPIIDLLPEQKDIEDLGGTLRLGLYPCKLEDGTKARAAYSSELVYERHRHRYEFGNEFREQFEANGMVFSGTSPDGRLVEIIEIPEHKWFVACQFHPELISRPERPQALFHDFIQASLGE, via the coding sequence ATGACAAAGTATATTTTCGTAACAGGTGGCGTCGTATCGTCACTCGGTAAAGGGATCACCGCTGCATCGCTCGCTCGTCTCTTGAAAAACCGTGGTCTTAACGTCACGATCCAAAAATTCGACCCGTACATCAATATCGACCCGGGTACAATGAGCCCGTACCAACACGGGGAAGTATTCGTCACGGATGACGGCGCGGAGACAGACCTTGACCTTGGTCACTACGAGCGCTTCATCGATATCAACTTGAGCCAGAACGCAAACGTCACGTCTGGTCGTATCTACTCGACGATCCTCAAGAAGGAACGCCGCGGGGATTACAACGGTGGAACGGTCCAAGTCATTCCACACATCACGAACGAAATCAAAGATCGTGTCTTCCGTGCGGGCAAAGAAACGGGCGCTGACGTCGTCATCACAGAGATTGGTGGAACAGTAGGGGATATCGAATCGCTTCCGTTCATCGAAGCCATTCGTCAGGTGAAAAACGATATCGGGAAAGAAAACGTCATGTACGTCCACTGTACGCTCGTTCCGTATCTTGCAGCGGCAGGTGAGCTCAAGACGAAACCGACACAACACAGTGTCAAAGAACTCCGTAGCTACGGTATTCAACCAGACATCATCGTCTTACGTGCGGAGCACCCAGTCCCACAAGAGATGAAAGATAAAATCGCTCTCTTCTGTGACACACGTCCGGAAGCAGTCATCGAAGCACAAGATGCATCGACACTCTACGAAGTACCACTCAACTTGCAACGTCAAGGCATGGACCAACTCGTCTGTGATTACTTCAAGTTCGATACACCAGCTGCTGATATGACGGCTTGGAAACAACTCGTCCACACAGTGACGCACCTCGAGAAGACGACGAAGATCGCACTCGTCGGGAAATACGTCGAATTGCGTGATGCGTACATCTCGGTCGCAGAAGCATTGAAACACGCTGGATTCGCCTTCAACAGTGACATCGAAATCGACTGGATCAACGCAGAAGACGTGACGCGTGAAAACGTCAACGAATTGCTTGGTTCAGCAGACGGTATCCTCGTTCCTGGTGGATTTGGAGAACGCGGTATCGAAGGGAAAATCGAAGCAACACGTTTCGCACGTGAGAACAACGTACCGTTCTTCGGTATCTGTCTCGGGATGCAACTCGCGACAGTCGAATTCGCACGTAACGTCCTCAATCTTGAAGGCGCACACTCAGCGGAAATCGACCCAACGACACCATACCCGATCATCGACTTGTTGCCGGAACAAAAAGACATCGAGGATCTCGGTGGTACGCTCCGTCTCGGACTTTACCCATGTAAACTCGAAGATGGAACGAAAGCACGTGCCGCGTACTCAAGCGAGCTCGTCTACGAACGTCACCGTCATCGTTATGAGTTCGGTAACGAGTTCCGTGAGCAGTTCGAAGCGAACGGCATGGTCTTCTCAGGTACGAGCCCAGACGGTCGTCTCGTTGAGATCATCGAAATTCCAGAACACAAATGGTTCGTCGCATGTCAGTTCCACCCAGAATTGATCTCGCGTCCAGAACGTCCACAAGCACTCTTCCATGACTTCATCCAAGCTTCACTTGGTGAATAA
- a CDS encoding GNAT family N-acetyltransferase, with amino-acid sequence MEMTIERVNDFDDFNWLPILSKSTQEGYPFIERMLRERRDETFQEDGEALFVALSLSGHVIACGGYMKQTGTDDVGRIRHVYVLPEMRHHGVGTQLLEKIVPEALLTYSELWLYTDDAGIFYERFGFEPYTATKVTHRLLKHAFVQP; translated from the coding sequence ATGGAGATGACAATCGAACGGGTCAACGATTTTGATGACTTCAACTGGTTACCGATCTTATCAAAGAGTACACAAGAAGGCTATCCCTTCATTGAACGGATGCTGCGTGAACGACGGGACGAGACGTTCCAAGAGGACGGCGAAGCATTGTTCGTCGCCCTATCCCTTTCCGGACACGTCATCGCCTGCGGTGGTTATATGAAACAAACCGGTACAGATGATGTCGGTCGCATCCGTCATGTCTATGTCTTACCGGAAATGCGACATCACGGCGTCGGCACACAACTGCTTGAAAAAATCGTACCGGAAGCGCTGTTGACGTATTCCGAGCTTTGGCTTTACACGGATGACGCCGGTATCTTTTATGAACGATTCGGCTTTGAGCCTTATACGGCAACCAAAGTGACACATCGTCTTCTCAAGCATGCCTTTGTTCAACCATAA
- a CDS encoding DeoR/GlpR family DNA-binding transcription regulator: MGQMERLQQMREWIKTSPEISLDQLMQEYQISRDTARRDVILLEQEGEIIRVKNGLVRAGGTLAYEQRTEKPEKRRIGQRAARHVQTNDRLLLDAATTVSEMARALPPYPLQVITNSLDIADYVGARTDIELYVTGGRFDRHARSLSGIKTADDILNYQVDSVFLGACGLTEEGLFAEQLEEAVVKKAMIRSATRVIVLADHTKFNKRFLHKVCDWEHIDVLVTDQAPDASWQERLDHYHVDLDVTEEETT, encoded by the coding sequence ATGGGGCAAATGGAACGATTGCAACAGATGCGGGAATGGATCAAGACGAGTCCGGAAATTTCGCTCGATCAGCTGATGCAGGAATATCAGATTTCACGAGATACTGCACGGCGTGATGTCATTCTGCTCGAACAAGAAGGGGAAATCATCCGTGTCAAAAACGGATTGGTCCGTGCTGGTGGAACGCTCGCCTACGAACAGCGGACAGAAAAACCGGAAAAACGACGGATTGGACAACGCGCGGCACGTCACGTCCAAACAAACGATCGATTGTTGCTTGACGCTGCAACGACGGTATCTGAGATGGCGCGCGCACTTCCGCCGTATCCGCTACAAGTCATCACGAACTCACTCGATATCGCAGACTATGTCGGAGCTCGAACGGATATTGAACTGTACGTTACAGGTGGTCGTTTTGATCGACACGCACGGAGTCTGAGCGGGATCAAGACGGCGGACGACATCTTGAATTATCAAGTCGACAGTGTCTTTCTCGGAGCGTGTGGATTAACGGAAGAAGGACTTTTTGCGGAACAACTCGAAGAAGCGGTCGTAAAGAAGGCGATGATTCGAAGTGCGACCCGTGTCATCGTCCTCGCAGATCATACGAAATTCAATAAACGCTTTTTGCATAAGGTCTGTGACTGGGAACACATCGATGTCCTCGTCACGGATCAAGCACCAGACGCCTCGTGGCAAGAACGACTAGATCATTATCATGTCGATCTCGACGTGACAGAGGAGGAAACAACATGA
- a CDS encoding DUF6440 family protein has product MSKRFILKSKQHLSGGIIKIVVDTETGVNYLMTSGLGLNGMTPLLDKEGKVVIDKPIN; this is encoded by the coding sequence ATGAGTAAACGATTCATACTTAAATCAAAACAACACCTAAGTGGTGGTATTATCAAAATTGTCGTAGACACTGAAACAGGTGTAAATTATTTAATGACAAGTGGACTTGGTTTGAACGGAATGACACCGCTATTAGACAAAGAAGGTAAAGTCGTTATCGATAAGCCGATCAATTGA